One Endozoicomonas gorgoniicola DNA window includes the following coding sequences:
- a CDS encoding recombinase family protein: MALLGYARVSTIQQKLDIQISALKKAGVREDRIFTDKMTGKTDDRNGLQRLLARAERDDTIICTKMDRLGRNTADMIKIVDNCYKKGVSIRFLDNSLSTEGTMGKMIIQILAAVAEAERERILERTNEGRLAAKESGVKFGRKPHKSTDQAKAMISEGVPMKDVMERAGVSRATYFRLKKAV; encoded by the coding sequence ATGGCACTTCTGGGCTACGCAAGAGTTTCAACGATTCAACAAAAACTGGATATTCAGATTTCAGCCCTGAAAAAAGCCGGAGTTCGTGAAGACCGGATTTTCACCGACAAAATGACCGGCAAAACAGACGACAGAAATGGACTGCAACGACTGCTGGCCAGAGCCGAAAGAGATGACACCATCATTTGTACAAAGATGGATCGTTTAGGCCGTAACACGGCAGACATGATCAAAATCGTTGATAACTGCTACAAAAAAGGAGTTTCCATTCGCTTCTTGGATAACAGTCTCAGCACCGAAGGGACGATGGGAAAAATGATTATCCAGATATTGGCGGCTGTTGCCGAAGCAGAGCGAGAGCGCATTCTTGAACGTACCAACGAAGGTCGTTTAGCTGCCAAAGAGTCTGGCGTTAAGTTTGGCAGAAAGCCCCATAAAAGCACCGATCAAGCCAAAGCCATGATTAGTGAAGGAGTACCCATGAAAGACGTAATGGAAAGGGCTGGAGTATCCAGGGCAACTTATTTCAGGCTAAAAAAAGCGGTCTAA
- a CDS encoding Tn3 family transposase, whose product MSQKNEKRIHILSPNEVRELYERPVFNQADREDYFSLDAHMQEIVAGLEKLETRLYFILLVGYFRAKPVIPKFTLDDVAGDTEYIRKTYFPEEHIVLGQMAKSTRSKLVGKMLETLGFTRLSKAHQTHLIARMKDVATICTDPRYIFDEGLAFLGQQRIALPGYTSLQNLVTEALVGEQQRIEAVLSQQMSETTQHKLNKILTTKGALNNLSVYKGSARDFSPSELDRELETHQTIKDIYPELKSLISSLGLSQGNMAYYASIVRHTSVYKVRRYPHWQGLLYLACYLYFRYRETNDKLVTSFCYLVRKYREASKAHAQQKVGEELEAVREKLKFAGNILHYFVDENVSDNLTFGEVRKQAFSLVSKEELGAISKHLNKSDFDLAGYRWEYIDKQSRKVANTLRKLFIAIDVECDANQVILSEQLEHSRTELAEKRKLTTFNQSFIKKSERPYLVVDGELHAKRFEFYLYYRISKHLDSGKAYITESEKNKRLEDDLIPVRDWENNKESIIAKTGLHRLLTPVTQTLDELEGLLNERMTQVGETIANDNNDFVKLQPRSNQLAWTLANRRWRDDIDNPIYSQIKHMGIIEIMNYVNRKTGFLDAFEGISTRKRNTKAEEDDLIACIFGNGTNYGLHRIAAISDRSVGVLRGVNDAFVRPETISAANDLISNGIASLPVFKHYTINESAPFGSIDGQKYACRINTFKARYSDKYFRKGKGVSAMTLVSNHVPINTAVISPNEYEGHFAFDLLYNNSSDIQPKSLATDTHGINNVNFAILDMFGYQFSPRYARFKRG is encoded by the coding sequence ATGTCACAGAAGAACGAGAAGCGGATTCACATTCTAAGCCCGAATGAAGTCAGGGAGCTTTATGAACGACCAGTATTCAATCAAGCTGACCGGGAAGATTATTTTTCTCTTGATGCTCATATGCAGGAAATCGTTGCAGGATTGGAAAAGCTGGAAACCAGGCTCTACTTCATTCTCCTTGTTGGCTACTTCCGAGCCAAGCCGGTAATTCCAAAATTCACCCTGGACGATGTAGCTGGAGATACCGAGTATATTCGCAAAACCTATTTCCCTGAAGAGCATATTGTCTTGGGGCAGATGGCCAAGAGTACACGCTCTAAACTGGTTGGCAAGATGCTTGAAACACTGGGTTTTACTCGTTTGTCGAAAGCTCACCAAACACACCTGATTGCGCGTATGAAGGATGTTGCCACCATTTGCACTGATCCCAGATATATTTTTGATGAAGGGCTTGCCTTTCTTGGCCAGCAGCGGATAGCTCTGCCAGGTTACACCAGTTTGCAAAACCTGGTAACAGAGGCTCTTGTGGGAGAGCAGCAGCGCATCGAGGCTGTTCTGTCACAGCAGATGTCTGAAACCACACAACATAAATTGAATAAGATACTCACGACCAAAGGCGCACTGAACAACTTATCGGTCTACAAAGGATCAGCCCGTGATTTCTCACCCTCTGAACTTGACCGGGAGTTGGAAACCCATCAGACCATCAAGGATATCTATCCCGAGTTGAAGTCACTGATTTCTTCCCTGGGACTGTCGCAGGGCAATATGGCTTACTATGCATCCATCGTCCGGCACACCTCTGTTTATAAGGTTCGTCGGTATCCTCACTGGCAGGGACTCTTATATCTGGCCTGCTATCTGTATTTTCGTTACCGGGAAACTAATGACAAGCTGGTCACTTCATTCTGTTATCTGGTTCGTAAATACCGGGAAGCGTCGAAAGCCCACGCCCAGCAGAAAGTCGGAGAGGAGCTGGAGGCTGTCCGCGAGAAACTGAAATTTGCCGGAAATATTCTGCATTATTTTGTGGATGAAAACGTCAGTGACAATCTAACTTTCGGTGAAGTCCGCAAGCAGGCTTTTTCTCTGGTCTCCAAAGAAGAGCTGGGAGCGATCAGTAAACACCTGAATAAAAGTGATTTTGATCTGGCCGGATATCGTTGGGAGTATATTGATAAGCAGTCCAGAAAGGTGGCCAACACCCTGCGGAAATTATTCATCGCTATTGATGTGGAGTGTGATGCCAACCAGGTCATTCTGTCAGAACAGCTGGAACACTCCAGAACTGAGCTGGCAGAGAAGCGCAAACTCACCACTTTTAACCAGAGTTTCATCAAGAAAAGTGAGCGGCCATATCTGGTCGTTGACGGTGAGCTTCATGCAAAACGCTTTGAGTTTTACCTCTATTACCGAATCAGCAAACATCTGGATAGTGGCAAGGCATATATCACTGAAAGCGAGAAAAACAAACGGTTGGAGGATGACCTGATTCCAGTCAGGGATTGGGAAAACAACAAAGAATCCATCATTGCCAAGACCGGCCTGCATCGCCTTCTGACACCAGTCACTCAAACCCTGGATGAACTTGAGGGTCTACTCAATGAGCGCATGACTCAGGTAGGCGAAACCATCGCCAACGATAACAATGACTTTGTAAAGCTCCAGCCCCGCTCAAACCAGCTGGCATGGACTCTGGCAAACCGACGCTGGCGTGATGATATTGATAACCCCATTTACAGCCAGATAAAGCACATGGGGATTATCGAAATCATGAATTACGTTAACCGAAAAACCGGCTTCCTTGATGCATTTGAAGGAATTTCCACAAGGAAACGTAATACCAAAGCTGAGGAGGATGATCTGATTGCCTGTATTTTTGGTAATGGCACCAATTACGGGCTTCACCGGATCGCAGCAATTTCAGACCGCAGCGTAGGTGTTTTACGTGGGGTGAATGATGCGTTTGTCCGGCCTGAAACCATCAGCGCAGCTAATGACCTGATTTCCAATGGCATTGCCAGCCTTCCGGTATTCAAGCACTACACGATCAACGAATCAGCCCCTTTTGGTAGCATCGATGGGCAAAAATACGCCTGCCGTATCAATACCTTCAAGGCCCGATACTCCGACAAGTATTTCCGAAAAGGGAAAGGCGTGTCTGCAATGACGCTGGTCTCTAATCATGTGCCGATTAATACCGCTGTCATTTCGCCAAATGAGTACGAGGGTCACTTTGCCTTTGACTTGCTCTATAACAACAGCAGCGACATCCAGCCCAAGTCGCTGGCAACGGACACCCACGGCATCAACAATGTCAATTTCGCTATTTTGGATATGTTCGGCTATCAGTTTTCTCCACGTTATGCGCGGTTCAAGCGAGGGTAG